One window of the Nothobranchius furzeri strain GRZ-AD chromosome 3, NfurGRZ-RIMD1, whole genome shotgun sequence genome contains the following:
- the c3h18orf54 gene encoding lung adenoma susceptibility protein 2: MELSSLVDDCLSPESTVTSLLSSSGHLRSSLRPPEHDTTIRYRDKDYDSASAALDAYISDFDRSCQKCRSLTGSLVLHNGPYTPTKPRVGSLRNRDVLRERLTDRELDFLNLPVSSLHHRSNRDRYSMTTNELLSIPYDGSMPVTHTSAFVQGLPSWSEAPRSFSPTFRPAHRTSAGLDNRAAPFHLNQTSDPIRPPSSSRCRGRAAMLNPAAVASSSAHRAADLHIPHWLTSNKAELNCSEISSLPDLKYPAWIRRCDVSEPDLWDERVSPPTGAPRTVASSWISDLEKDNDPNDKPAQVGQKSEISCFQAENQQTLRFLRLQLAEQISVLAAERTGSDSLAALFRENRIESLIQKADQVLNSLSGRTECPADPTSSIHTEDLLPSPPPRFPPLLLDSAAGGLEAAPADGDVEVRGCGFHRNNICKQPGPVEAMKQMLFRLQSVEAELQRQKEPADPPPFTDSLKTPEKQLLHHDSEFQSFHGPPSLQRALHHLNRLKLLLEEPSQIDREEGEEKEEDEGRYSSSSADRLLSSQQEPS, translated from the exons ATGGAGTTGAGCAGCTTGGTAGATGACTGTTTATCTCCTGAGTCAACCGTGACCTCCCTTCTGTCGAGCTCAGGTCACCTGAGGAGCAGCCTGAGGCCTCCTGAACACGACACAACCATCAGATATCGAGACAAG GACTATGACTCAGCCTCAGCAGCACTGGACGCCTACATCTCAGACTTTGACAGGAGTTGTCAGAAATGCAGGTCGCTAACAGGAAGTCTGGTTCTTCACAATGGGCCCTACACACCAACCAAACCCAGAGTGGGTTCACTCAGAAACCGAGACG TTCTCAGAGAGCGTTTGACAGACAGGGAGCTGGACTTCCTGAACCTCCCTGTGAGCTCCCTCCATCACCGTAGTAACCGTGACAGATACTCCATGACAACTAACGAACTGTTGTCCATCCCTTACGATGGGTCCATGCCTGTTACTCACACATCTGCCTTCGTACAAG GCCTCCCATCTTGGTCTGAAGCCCCTCGGTCCTTCTCCCCTACCTTCAGACCTGCACACAGAACCAGCGCAGGACTCGATAACCGGGCTGCTCCCTTCCACCTGAACCAGACCTCTGATCCCATCAGACCTCCCAGCAGCTCCAG GTGCAGAGGGAGAGCAGCCATGTTGAACCCAGCTGCTGTTGCCTCATCT TCTGCACACAGAGCTGCAGACCTCCACATCCCTCACTGGCTCACCAGTAACAAAGCTGAGCTGAACTGTTCTGAGATCAGCAGCCTGCCTGATTTGAAGTACCCGGCCTGGATCCGACGCTGTGATGTCAGCGAACCGGACCTGTGGGACGAGCGCG TTTCTCCTCCGACTGGAGCGCCCAGAACCGTAGCTTCATCCTGGATATCTGACCTGGAAAAAGACAATGATCCTAATGATAAACCTGCACAGGTGGGACAGAAGTCTGAAATAAGCTGCTTTCAGGCTGAAAACCAGCAGACACTCAGATTTCTGAGGCTTCAGCTGGCCGAACAGATTTCTGTTCTCGCAGCAGAAAGAACAGGTTCCGACTCCCTGGCAGCTCTGTTCAGAG AGAACAGGATCGAATCTCTGATCCAGAAGGCGGATCAGGTGCTGAACTCGCTTTCTGGAAGAACTGAGTGTCCTGCTGATCCAA CCAGTTCAATTCACACTGAGGACTTGCTGCCCTCGCCTCCCCCACGCTTCCCTCCATTACTCCT AGACTCAGCAGCTGGAGGGTTGGAAGCTGCTCCAGCTGACGGAGATGTGGAG GTTCGGGGCTGTGGTTTCCACAGAAACAACATCTGCAAGCAACCTGGACCAGTGGAGGCCATGAAACAGATGTTGTTCAGACTCCAGTCGGTGGAGGCGGAGCTTCAGAGACAAAAAGAGCCAGCAGATCCGCCACCATTCACTGATAGTCTGAAGACACCTGAGAAACAG TTGCTTCATCATGACTCCGAGTTTCAGAGTTTTCATGGGCCACCATCCCTACAGAG AGCTCTGCATCACCTGAACCGTCTGAAACTCCTGTTGGAAGAACCCAGCCAGATAGACAGAGAGGAGGGCGAGgagaaagaagaagatgaaggacGATACTCTTCTTCATCAGCAGACAGACTCCTCAGCTCTCAGCAGGAACcttcctga